Within Mycobacterium botniense, the genomic segment ATAAACCGGCTCAGTGCGAAAAAGTCGTGCTGCTCGTTGTAATACAGTGGCGCGTCTTCACGAAGTCGCCGAAAGGCCGGGTAAGGGTCGGTGTTGATCTCGACGTCATAGGGGTCGTAGTAGATGTCGCTGGCAGCGCTGAGTGTCACGGTGTCTCGCCTCTCGCCGGAACGCCGTAGTCGGAGGTGCTGAGCATCTGCTCAACTCTGGCATCAGCCACGGCGGGTGTCAACGACGAATTCGTTTGTGCTAATTCGTGTTCTAGATTTGAGAGAATAATGTTCTCGGAGTTCGCGGTACCGTGCGATATGCGAACTACGGGGCGGCTGTGACAGGAGCGGCACCGTCGACGGGGGTGAGGGTGTTCGGATGGGCAACCGACACGGGTGCGGGCAGGCGCCCGGGGGAGGTGGCGACCAGCTACTGAAATACGCGAGCCGCGTTGTCTACTCGCTGGTGGCGTCGCCGGCGAACCCGCGCGAGCAGAATTCCCACACTTCATCCGCCGTGATGGGATGAATCGTTGCGTCGTCGGTCCCGCCACTGGATTGTGCGATGAACATCACGGTTTGCATCGTCATGGCAGCCATCCGCTTCGGGTTGATACCGGGACGTAGCTGTCCGGCTTCGGCGGCGCCTTCCATCAGTTCGGTGAGCAACGCCAAAAGCGGGGCATGGGCAACTTTGACCTCGGCAGGGTGCGAAACCAGCAAACGCGGCGCGAAGTCAGTGAACAGCGGCCGTTTCGCGTTGGGGTCTGGTCGTGAGGCCTCGAAGAGCAGCTGAACGGCGACCTTCAACCGCTCGAGCGGATCGGAATGGCTTTCGGTAGCGGCACGGATCTGGTCGGCGGAGCGGCTCAGGGCGTCTTCGAACAGGGCCAACAGCAGCTCGTGTTTGCCATCGAACTGCAGGTAGAAGCTACGCAGCGACTGCCGGGAGCGGTCGACGACTTCTTGAACGGTAAAGTCCGTGCTGCCTTTTTCAATGATGATGGCCTGGGCCGCGTCGAGGAAGCGCTGAACACGCTGCGCTGCCCGCAGTTTTGCCGTCTTAATCGAGCGCTCGACCGCACGCTGTTTCCAGGCCGGCTCCTCGCTGGGGCTGGTCACGACCGGCTCGGACGATTGCCGTGAAGGGAGAACATGATTGAACTGTACCGGAGAACGGCGTGACATCGCTGCGCTCGACCCCCTCACGGTCGCCGTGTTGGAGATTGTAACTTTCCCGACACGAGAATACTATTCTCTTAGACGTATTAATGGAAGCACATTCGACATCTGGACCTGCCGCTGCAGGTCGAGCGGGAGTTCGCCCGCCGGACGCTGAGTGACAAGGAGAACCGTGCAGCTGACATTTGACTCCGATGTCGAGGAGTTCCGCGCTGAATTCGCGGCTTTCCTTGATCAGCACCTGCCCGACGAGGCGATGGCGGTTGAGCGACCGCGCTCATGCTCAGATATCCCCGAATGGGCTCGATGCTGGCAGCGGTTGCTGTTCGACCACGGATGGCTGCTGCCCGGCAATCCGCCCGAGTACGGCGGTCGGAATGCCACCATCCTGCAGCAGTACGTGCACGCCGACGAGCTCTCCCGGCGCCGGATCCATTTGAGTTTCAATCCGCAAGGGGTGGGCATCGTGGCGGCCTCGCTGCTCTCGTTCGGCTCCGAGGAACAGAAGCGTCGGTGGGCGGCGCCGATCTTGCGGGCGGAGATGACCGCGTCGCTGGGGATGAGCGAACCCGGTGCGGGCTCAGATCTGGCGTCGCTGCGCACCCGGGCCGTGCTGCGCTCTGATTCGGAAGGCGAGCATTTCGTGGTCAACGGGCAAAAGGTGTGGACGTCGGGCGCCCATGACGCCGATGTGTTGCTGACATTCGTACGCACCGACCCGGACTCCCCGAAACATAAGGGAATCAGCGCGCTGTTGATCCCGACTGACGCCCCGGGCGTGGTACGCCGTCCATTCGCGTCGGCATGTAGCCGCGATGACATCGATTTCAATGAGGTGTTTTTCACCGATGTGCGGGTGCCGGCGGAAAACCTGGTGGGTCCGCTGAATCAAGGGTGGCGTGTGGCGACCGGTTCGTTGGGACATGAACGCACCATGCTGTGGATGGGATATGCCGATCGGCTGCGTGAACTACTCATCGATTTCCGGCCGAAGACAGCGCATAACAGAGATCACTACGCCACTTTGGCGATGGATGCTCAGGCGTTGCGGCTGCTGGGGTCTGTGGCCCTCGCGCGTGCCGATCGGGGGGAGGAGGACGTGCCGGGTTTGTCGGTGCTCAAACTGCTCGGATCGGAAGCGGTACAGCGCGCCTCCGAACACGCGCTGGCCGCCGCGGGACTCGACGGTCTGCTCCACCCCGCTGTCACGGGACCGTTCGCGCCGCTGAACCTCGATGCCCACTACGGTAGCTGGTTCGATCGCTACGTCCGAAGCTTTGCTGGCACCATCGCGGGCGGTACATCGGAAATCCAGCGCAACATCGTCGCCCAACGAATCCTCGGATTGCCCCGCTGAGCATTTGTGGGCATTCGCTCACAGGTGCAAAGGTGTCCGCGCGATAAGCGCACCATGTTTCGCCGCACGGGCCACCGACGCCTGTAGTGGTGCGACAGCGGGCACACCGTTCAGAGGTTCGCCAGTCGAGGCGCACATCCCTCTGTCCGCAATAGCGCTCCGGCTTCCCGCGTCAATTCTCTTGTGCCGCCGAGCAGTCCGTCGAGAACCAGCGACCGCTTCACGTGGCGATGCAGCTCATGTTCTGCGGTGAAGCCGATACCGCCGAGCACCTGCTGGCAGTTGCGTGCGGCCATCAGCGCCGCCTGGCCGGCGGCTGCCTTGGCCAGCAGGAACCCGAACTCGCCCTGTTCGGCTGCGGCCGCGTGCAACGTCGCCTCTGCGCCTTCAACAGCAACGAGGGTTTCGGCCAGCCGATGCCGGACCGCTTGGAAGGAGGCGATAGGACGGCCGAACTGGACGCGGTTGAGCGCATGCTGGCGCGCCAGCGAGAGCATCGCGCGGCTGGTGCCTACCAGCCACCATCCCAGTGCTTGCCGGCCTGCGGTTAAAGGCAGCGGTTTTCCCTCAGAAACACGGTGGATGGGGAGCTCGCTGTCCAGCGCCGAAGTGGGCTTATCGGTTCGCTCCCAGACAACCCAGCAGCCGCCGGTAAACGGCAGCGCTACGGTGCCGCCGCCGGCGTGGCCGGCGGCACGCAGGACCACGTCGTTGAGCACCGGCGCATGAGCCCCGGTCTCACCAAGCAGGCGGAACACCAACGGAATCGCCACATCGGGCATTTCCTCGACCATATCCAGCCAGCCCAGTTCTGTCAGAGCCGCATCGAGCTGGTGGCCTGACACCGCGCTCATGGCTTTGCGTAACGCCTGTTCCAGAAGGCGCAAGGATTCGGTATCCACGATCATTCGTTGCCCAGCTCCAAGAGACGGCGGGCGATGATATTGCGCTGGATCTCTGCCGTCCCTCCGTAGATAGTTGCCGCCCGCGAGTAGAGGTATTCGGGCCGCCATGACGTGTCGTCGAGCTCAACCATTCCTGGCAGCAGGTCGCGCACCGTGTCGAAGAGCCGTTGTTCGGCGGTGGCCAGCAGCACCTTGTCGATCGAGGTTTCCGGTCCCAGCCGTTCACCGTTGGTCAGGCGCTGCAGCGTGGCGCGGGAGCGGCAGCGCAGGATGTGTAGCGCCAAATAGGCCGATCCGAGTTCGAGATCGTCAGGACAGTCTGCCTGCGCGATGAGTCGGTCGAACCGTGAGTACAAATAGGCGATCCGCTGCCAAAAGCAGGTGGAGCGCTCGTAGGGCAGCAAGTCCATCGCGAGGCGCCAGCCGTCACCGGGCCGACCGAGGATCCGGCTTTCAGGGACCGCTACGTCGTCGAAGTACACTTCGCAGAACTCGTCGACACCGTGCATGGTGCGCAGCGGCCGCACTGTGATACCGGGCGAATCCATGTCCACGAAGAAGGCGGTAAGTCCATCGCGTCCGGACGCCGTGCGGGTGAGCAGCACACACCGCGTGGCATACTGCGCGAAGCTAGTCCAGACTTTCTGCCCGTTGATGATCCAGTGATCGCCCTGAGCAACCGCGCGGGTGGAAAGCGAAGCCAGGTCACTGCCCGATCCCGGCTCGGAAAAGCCTTGACACCATTGCTCACGTCCACTGAGCAGACGCGGGATCATCTCGGCGGCGAGTTCGGTGGGCGCGTAATCGATCATTGTGGGCGCGAGCACCTCGATCATCGAGTAAGGGCCGGGCTCGGCGAGACCGCGGCCGACGACCTCTTCTCCGACGATCGCGCGCAGCACCGCCGGCCCGCCCAATCCACCTACCTCGGTCGGCCAGCCGTAGCGCATCCAGCCGGCGTCGTAGAGCGCCCGATGTACCCGGGCAAGCTGCCGTAGCTGGCCCTCCAGCGAATGATCTGGACCTGGAGTCAGATCATTGTCGTCGAGCCACGCACGCAGCTCCGCCCGGAACCGCTCGACACTCATGGGGTGGGGCGGCCGGCGGCGTGCGGACGGCCCGAATCGTGCGCGCCACTGCGTCGAATGAAGGTCATCGCCCGGCTTTTCAGCCGCCAGCCCTCGGGGGTGCGGACATATGCGTCGCGGTAGTAACCGATCCGCATATCGTGGGTCGCGTGCTCGATGAAGCACAGCGGCTGAGTGCCGGTCGCGGTGTCACCGTCGAGATCCACTAACGCGGTCCCGGTCAGGAACAGGCCCTTCGGTGCGGCAGCGACGAGCTCCGGGAACCTGTCTAGACGGTAGGTGTCCCCGAAAGCGCTATAGGTGCCGTCAGGTGTGAAAACGCTTAGCAGACCCTCGATGTCCTGCTGGGTAATGGTAACCGCGTAGCGTGCAAGCAACTGCTGGATTTCGACCAGATCGTCAGTCCTTGTTGACATAAACCTTGCCGCCCTTCATCACGAACCCGACGTTTTGAGTCACCGTTATGTCCTGCAACGGATTTCCCGGCACCGCAATCACGTCGGCAAGCATGCCCTCCGCCAGCCGGCCGCGGTCGGTGGCGAGGATGAGCTCGGCGGCGGTGACGGTCGCGGCGCGGAGCACCGCGGCCGGCGGTATACCGAGCTCGACCAGGGTGACCAACTCGTCAGCGTTGCGCCCGTGCGGAATTGCGGGCGCGTCGGTGCCGACAGCGATCTTGACCCCGGCCTGGTACGCACTTACCACCGATTTGCGCGCACGCGGAAACATTTCGGCAGCCTTGGCCTGGAGTTCCGGCGGGGCGCTCGAGACGTCCATCGCGTCGGTCAGGCGCCGAGTGGTCACCAGGAATGTTCCGTGTTTGACCATCGCGGCGATTGCATCGTCATCGACCAGAAAGCCGTGCTCGATACAGTCGATGCCCGCTGCGACCGCGTGCCGAACGGCGTCGGCGCCATGCGTGTGCGCGGCGACACGGAGCCCACGCCGATGCGCTTCGTCGACGATCGCACGCAACTCGTCATCTGAATAGTGTTGTGCCCCAGGAGGGCCAGTCAATGACATCACCCCGCCGGAGGCACAGACCTTGATCAGTTGCGCACCGTGTTTGATCTGGTACCGCACCGCCCGGCGGACCTCGTCGACACCGTTGGCGATGCCTTCTTCCACTGTGAGCGGCAGCACGCCCGGTGCGAGCGGCTGAAACATGCTCGGGTCCAAGTGTCCGCCCGTCGGGGTGATCGCATGCCCGGCCGGCACGACCCGCGGGCCCTCGATCCAGCCCGCGTCGATCGCTTTGCTCAGAGCGACGTCGAGCAGATAGCCGCCGGTTTTCACGAAAAGCCCAAGGTTGCGCACAGTGGTGAACCCGGCACGTAACGTGCGGCGGGCATTGCCGACTGCGCGCAGTACCCGGGTGGGCGGGTCGTCTTGCACCTGCGACAGTGCGGGCTTCTCGCCGCGCCCGCCCATCAGGAGGTTGACCTCCATGTCCATCAGGCCGGGCAGCAGGGTCTGGTCGCCGAGGTCGATCACCTCACCCTCGACGGGGCCGCCGACGCCGACAATGTGTTCGCCGTCAATGCGAACGACGCCCGGCTGGATGATCTTGCCGGCGTCGACGTCAAGCAGCCCAGCGGCTTTGAGGGTCAGCACTTTTTAAACCACCGGCTCCCTGACCAGGTTCAGGTAGGTTGCGCCACTGTCGGGCACCTTTGGCTGTTTCCATGCCTCGACCGGGAACGACACCATAATCAATGACTGCATCATATGAAGCAGGGTGCGAGCATCGTCGGGCAGGTCATCGAGCGGAAATTTGTTGAGGTAGGTGATCGCATCCTCCAAGCGGGGAAACGCGGCGTCATAAAACGCTTGCATCTCGGCCATGGAGGAAGCCAGCCGCTTGGCGTAGCGTTCGGGCTCAGTTGCCAAGTCCCAGTCAGTAAAAGGCTCCAAGTCTGCAAATTCAGCTGGCAATACTGGCTTTTCGGCCATTTTGGTACTCCCTGACATAATCGTGCGCCACTTTGTGCAGGTGGCGCAGCAAAATTTCCTGATCGCAAAGCGGGAACTCTTTGACGACGCCGGTGCCGATCATGGTCTGGGTCGCCTCCAAGGTGTTGGAATCTTGCAGCGCATACTCCTTGAAGGTCACCGCTGCCAATTCCTGAGCCAGTCGTTCCCGGGCGTTCTTCGGTGGAACGAAATAGATGGTCCCTTCGAAGATGTGCCTGTCGACGGCAGTCGGCCAGTAGTGGTAGGTGAGATACCAGCCCGGGGCCCAGATCAGCAGCATGAAGTTCGGGAAGAAGTGGAACGAATCTATTCCCCACTGGGATGCGCGGGTGGGGTTGATACCGGGGGGCAGCTGCTCGAGCTTCTGGATGACATCGGGCCGGTCCCAGGGGCCGAACAGCCCGCTGCGCAGTACCCGGTCCATGGGCTTGACCATGTTCAGGTCCGCGGGCGGGGACTGTCCTCCCCACACGGAGATCATCGCGTGGGGGCTTGCGATCTCGTAGTGCAGCGCCTCGAAGCCGTACTTCATGATCTTGGCTGCTTCTTCTTTGGTGTACTGCCCCTGGTGCAGTACGGGCGCGTGGTAGAACTCGGCGAATGCATCGATGAACAGCTTCCAGTTGGCTCCCACCTCGGCCTTGTATTGGTAGACCTCAGTCATCTCGTGGAAGGGGTAGCCCTCGAGACCTTTGGCCAGCGGGCCCAGGTACTCGCGCAGCGGTTGCGCATCCGGATCGAGGTTGACGAAGATAAACCCCTCCCAGACGTCGCAGCGAACCGGCTTGAGCCCGTATTGGTTTTTGTCGACGTCGAAGAACTCATCTTCTTGCTGGATGAAGGTCAACTCGCCGTCGAGGCTGTACCGCCAGGCGTGGTACTTGCAGGTGAATTGCCGACAGGTGCCTGACGTCTCCTCGTGCGGATAGTCATTCCACACCAGCTTGTTGCCGCGGTGACGGCAGATGTTGTGGAATGCCTTGATTGACCCGTCCTTGGTCTTGACCACGATCACCGACATGCCGGGGCCGGCCGAGGGCAGCTCCTTGGTGAAGTAGCTGCCAACGCGGGGCAGCCGCTCGGTGCGGCCGACGTTGAGCCAGGTCCGCTTGAAGATCGCCTCGCGTTCGGCTTCGAAGAATGCGGGGTCGATGGAATCGGTGTAATCGACCGGCGCGGTGCCCAGTTCGGGATAATGCTGTGTCCAGCTTCCGGCTGCTGGTTTGGGAAAATGCGCCACGATCTACCTCTCTTGCTACCTGCTATCTCAGTTGCTCGGAATCGTCTTCGATCTCGACACCGAAGGTGTTGAACGCCATGGCCAGCAGGGTGTAGCACCCGACCGTGAAAACCAGGTCCATCCGCTGGCGGTCATTGAGGCGCTCACCCAGCGTGGCCCAGGTCTGGTCGGAGATCTGGGATTTCTCGTCGAGCTCATCGACCGCGGTGAGCACTGCGCCCTCAAGTCTGTTGGCGGCATCGCCGCGGCGAACCGCGGTGATCTCGTCCTCCGACAGGCCTGCCTCCTTAGCAAGCGCCACATGGTGCACCCATTCGTAGGTGCAGTCCCGCCGGTGCGCGACCCGCAGGATGGCCAGTTCGCGCAGCCGCGCCGGTAGGGTCGACGCGAACAGCAGATGGGTGTTGAAGCGCAGGAATGCCCGGGTCAGCGCGGGATGGTGCGCCAGTGTCGCCAGCGCGTTACCAGCGTCACGGGGATTGCGTCGCTCCGCCGGCAGCATGTCGGCGAGCGAGCGCTGCACGGCGTCGTCCCACTGGTCTGCCGGCAACGGCTGCAAGCGCATCCAGCCGACTCCTCTCGTATATCGAGAATCAGATTCTCATTTCTAACTAATAGACTTGCACGGTTCGACCAAGAGGTCAATGGCGGTCTTCGGACTGGTCGCGAGAAATCGGGGCAGGCCACGGTGGGCGTCGTCGAGCGACCCGGCCTCAGACGTTGATTCTCGGGAACTGAGAAGATAGTTTCCGAAGGTAGAGAACTGCATGGAAGGGCACATGCGGCTCGCCGCAACCGCAGTAGGCGGGATCGAAAGGAACGGCCATGAACAAAGACGACATGATTCTGAT encodes:
- a CDS encoding TetR/AcrR family transcriptional regulator, giving the protein MTSPSEEPAWKQRAVERSIKTAKLRAAQRVQRFLDAAQAIIIEKGSTDFTVQEVVDRSRQSLRSFYLQFDGKHELLLALFEDALSRSADQIRAATESHSDPLERLKVAVQLLFEASRPDPNAKRPLFTDFAPRLLVSHPAEVKVAHAPLLALLTELMEGAAEAGQLRPGINPKRMAAMTMQTVMFIAQSSGGTDDATIHPITADEVWEFCSRGFAGDATSE
- a CDS encoding acyl-CoA dehydrogenase family protein: MQLTFDSDVEEFRAEFAAFLDQHLPDEAMAVERPRSCSDIPEWARCWQRLLFDHGWLLPGNPPEYGGRNATILQQYVHADELSRRRIHLSFNPQGVGIVAASLLSFGSEEQKRRWAAPILRAEMTASLGMSEPGAGSDLASLRTRAVLRSDSEGEHFVVNGQKVWTSGAHDADVLLTFVRTDPDSPKHKGISALLIPTDAPGVVRRPFASACSRDDIDFNEVFFTDVRVPAENLVGPLNQGWRVATGSLGHERTMLWMGYADRLRELLIDFRPKTAHNRDHYATLAMDAQALRLLGSVALARADRGEEDVPGLSVLKLLGSEAVQRASEHALAAAGLDGLLHPAVTGPFAPLNLDAHYGSWFDRYVRSFAGTIAGGTSEIQRNIVAQRILGLPR
- a CDS encoding acyl-CoA dehydrogenase family protein: MIVDTESLRLLEQALRKAMSAVSGHQLDAALTELGWLDMVEEMPDVAIPLVFRLLGETGAHAPVLNDVVLRAAGHAGGGTVALPFTGGCWVVWERTDKPTSALDSELPIHRVSEGKPLPLTAGRQALGWWLVGTSRAMLSLARQHALNRVQFGRPIASFQAVRHRLAETLVAVEGAEATLHAAAAEQGEFGFLLAKAAAGQAALMAARNCQQVLGGIGFTAEHELHRHVKRSLVLDGLLGGTRELTREAGALLRTEGCAPRLANL
- a CDS encoding acyl-CoA dehydrogenase family protein, encoding MSVERFRAELRAWLDDNDLTPGPDHSLEGQLRQLARVHRALYDAGWMRYGWPTEVGGLGGPAVLRAIVGEEVVGRGLAEPGPYSMIEVLAPTMIDYAPTELAAEMIPRLLSGREQWCQGFSEPGSGSDLASLSTRAVAQGDHWIINGQKVWTSFAQYATRCVLLTRTASGRDGLTAFFVDMDSPGITVRPLRTMHGVDEFCEVYFDDVAVPESRILGRPGDGWRLAMDLLPYERSTCFWQRIAYLYSRFDRLIAQADCPDDLELGSAYLALHILRCRSRATLQRLTNGERLGPETSIDKVLLATAEQRLFDTVRDLLPGMVELDDTSWRPEYLYSRAATIYGGTAEIQRNIIARRLLELGNE
- a CDS encoding nuclear transport factor 2 family protein translates to MSTRTDDLVEIQQLLARYAVTITQQDIEGLLSVFTPDGTYSAFGDTYRLDRFPELVAAAPKGLFLTGTALVDLDGDTATGTQPLCFIEHATHDMRIGYYRDAYVRTPEGWRLKSRAMTFIRRSGAHDSGRPHAAGRPTP
- a CDS encoding metal-dependent hydrolase family protein, which produces MLTLKAAGLLDVDAGKIIQPGVVRIDGEHIVGVGGPVEGEVIDLGDQTLLPGLMDMEVNLLMGGRGEKPALSQVQDDPPTRVLRAVGNARRTLRAGFTTVRNLGLFVKTGGYLLDVALSKAIDAGWIEGPRVVPAGHAITPTGGHLDPSMFQPLAPGVLPLTVEEGIANGVDEVRRAVRYQIKHGAQLIKVCASGGVMSLTGPPGAQHYSDDELRAIVDEAHRRGLRVAAHTHGADAVRHAVAAGIDCIEHGFLVDDDAIAAMVKHGTFLVTTRRLTDAMDVSSAPPELQAKAAEMFPRARKSVVSAYQAGVKIAVGTDAPAIPHGRNADELVTLVELGIPPAAVLRAATVTAAELILATDRGRLAEGMLADVIAVPGNPLQDITVTQNVGFVMKGGKVYVNKD
- a CDS encoding aromatic ring-hydroxylating oxygenase subunit alpha, with protein sequence MAHFPKPAAGSWTQHYPELGTAPVDYTDSIDPAFFEAEREAIFKRTWLNVGRTERLPRVGSYFTKELPSAGPGMSVIVVKTKDGSIKAFHNICRHRGNKLVWNDYPHEETSGTCRQFTCKYHAWRYSLDGELTFIQQEDEFFDVDKNQYGLKPVRCDVWEGFIFVNLDPDAQPLREYLGPLAKGLEGYPFHEMTEVYQYKAEVGANWKLFIDAFAEFYHAPVLHQGQYTKEEAAKIMKYGFEALHYEIASPHAMISVWGGQSPPADLNMVKPMDRVLRSGLFGPWDRPDVIQKLEQLPPGINPTRASQWGIDSFHFFPNFMLLIWAPGWYLTYHYWPTAVDRHIFEGTIYFVPPKNARERLAQELAAVTFKEYALQDSNTLEATQTMIGTGVVKEFPLCDQEILLRHLHKVAHDYVREYQNGRKASIAS
- a CDS encoding carboxymuconolactone decarboxylase family protein, with translation MRLQPLPADQWDDAVQRSLADMLPAERRNPRDAGNALATLAHHPALTRAFLRFNTHLLFASTLPARLRELAILRVAHRRDCTYEWVHHVALAKEAGLSEDEITAVRRGDAANRLEGAVLTAVDELDEKSQISDQTWATLGERLNDRQRMDLVFTVGCYTLLAMAFNTFGVEIEDDSEQLR